The Shewanella sp. NFH-SH190041 genome has a window encoding:
- the dnaX gene encoding DNA polymerase III subunit gamma/tau: MSYQVLARKWRPATFDQVVGQSHVLHALTNALSQQRLHHAYLFTGTRGVGKTSLARLFAKGLNCETGVTAHPCGQCASCKEIAQGRFVDLIEVDAASRTKVDDTRELLDNVQYRPTRGRFKVYLIDEVHMLSRSSFNALLKTLEEPPEHVKFLLATTDPQKLPVTVLSRCLQFNLKSLSLDDISGQLDHVLSAEQVPFEASALTLLAKAANGSMRDALSLTDQAIAFGAGQVMHEQVQTMLGSIDEQQVLVLLNALLTGDIANLMQLTAQALSFGADADEVLRSLLELLHQITLTQFAPAAAQLSLYSEQITGLAQQLKPEQVQLYYQILLTGRKDLPHAADPKSGLEMALLRAVAFLPEPPATHWDGKGAASPGKAEPAGGTTGTAMHTVAKMAPSASHPQLSNTIASVDTEPVKPSSTARNIDTAIPEDVAIDDGVTVMPDTSSPDALTPELACTDALASAALNVSVPSVEVASVVANTVTDEARDTTYGEVPEAVSSEAISSDSAVSVDVADELDVDAMAAEQALLLSQAQSMGYQSTIAALPDECIPAQQEYQSQITDNLVEQATSFTSSSDIADTTAIPATNMHQLSGDNSKSELSDNHQAEPSAQLEQVQASDAVSSDVAGNELTDELVMYQQYADSQVVDESSLPDLSGLQFEPTSQPQAAVPWQHQAEVAPFDDDLLDAVLAARSSLLAGISSNEPAEEELVFKAPASRIQEQNTSVTQKDVCDAEASTATESETVVPGVPLSTEDVEVSSVDLVNTAENTLDKIVSEEAASQQTSIPVDNNQSANQSDIASSASMDFSDGDDDGYLDYLAATSAPSSMDMSADDYAAYTAQSDLTSSNDAISEQRAAASERDGSDADRPPWEAPSQAVMVEKASKSANVSSVLKQQSKPIDSVKSAPVANLELGSNAPGEPRALQQSDKVEVNAEAFPTLASSVAITGHSLDLHWYKLMAALKIGGRVRQLAVNSVCQQWGDEIVLLLKPDQKHLAAAAAVAQLQDALVEALGHAIRVEMAVGMDSQRETPREVRTRFHHELLQQAKAQLYNDDNIRWLHQVMGAQLDDDTIAYPPELLSQRSQQIPALPAVDEMKTESGSEG, encoded by the coding sequence GGCGCCCTGCCACTTTTGATCAGGTTGTTGGTCAATCCCATGTACTGCACGCACTGACCAATGCCCTCAGTCAGCAGCGTCTGCATCATGCTTACCTGTTTACCGGCACCCGCGGGGTGGGGAAAACCAGTCTTGCCCGTTTGTTTGCTAAGGGGCTTAATTGTGAGACTGGTGTTACGGCTCATCCCTGTGGCCAATGTGCCAGCTGTAAAGAGATCGCCCAAGGGCGATTTGTTGATCTTATTGAAGTGGATGCGGCATCACGTACCAAGGTAGATGATACCCGTGAACTGCTCGATAATGTGCAATATCGGCCGACTCGTGGACGCTTTAAAGTCTATTTGATCGATGAAGTGCATATGCTGTCCCGCTCCAGTTTTAATGCACTGCTCAAAACCCTCGAAGAGCCACCTGAACATGTGAAGTTCTTGCTGGCAACCACAGACCCGCAGAAATTACCCGTTACTGTGTTATCACGCTGTCTGCAGTTCAATTTGAAAAGCTTGAGTTTGGATGATATCAGTGGTCAGCTAGATCATGTTCTCAGTGCTGAGCAAGTCCCTTTTGAGGCATCAGCGCTAACGTTATTGGCCAAGGCAGCTAATGGGTCGATGCGTGATGCGCTGAGTTTAACCGATCAGGCCATTGCATTCGGAGCTGGTCAGGTTATGCATGAGCAAGTGCAGACAATGCTGGGCAGTATCGATGAACAACAGGTTTTGGTATTGCTGAATGCGCTGTTAACCGGGGATATTGCTAATCTCATGCAGTTAACGGCTCAGGCGCTCAGTTTTGGGGCGGATGCCGATGAGGTGTTACGCAGTTTGTTGGAGTTATTGCATCAAATAACCCTGACACAGTTCGCGCCAGCGGCGGCGCAGTTGTCATTGTACAGTGAGCAGATCACTGGTTTGGCACAGCAGCTAAAACCAGAACAGGTGCAATTGTATTACCAAATTTTGTTGACTGGCCGCAAAGATTTACCCCATGCAGCAGATCCTAAATCCGGTTTGGAAATGGCACTATTACGGGCGGTGGCATTTCTGCCTGAGCCGCCAGCGACACATTGGGATGGCAAGGGGGCTGCTTCGCCGGGAAAGGCTGAGCCTGCCGGTGGGACAACCGGTACTGCGATGCATACTGTTGCTAAAATGGCACCATCAGCATCACATCCTCAGCTAAGTAACACTATAGCGTCAGTCGATACTGAGCCAGTTAAGCCATCATCTACCGCTAGGAACATTGACACTGCGATACCAGAAGATGTGGCGATTGATGACGGTGTCACAGTTATGCCCGACACTTCATCTCCTGATGCTTTGACGCCCGAGCTTGCCTGTACTGATGCATTAGCATCAGCGGCATTGAATGTATCGGTACCCTCTGTGGAAGTTGCTTCAGTCGTGGCGAATACCGTTACAGATGAAGCCCGCGATACGACATATGGTGAAGTGCCTGAAGCAGTTAGCAGTGAAGCAATATCATCTGATAGTGCGGTATCTGTTGATGTGGCTGATGAGTTGGATGTGGATGCGATGGCTGCTGAGCAAGCGTTACTGCTCAGCCAAGCGCAGTCGATGGGCTATCAAAGTACCATAGCAGCCTTGCCCGATGAGTGTATTCCTGCGCAGCAAGAATATCAGTCCCAGATAACAGATAATCTGGTTGAGCAAGCAACGTCTTTCACATCTAGCTCGGATATTGCTGACACTACCGCTATACCTGCGACGAATATGCATCAGTTAAGTGGTGATAACAGTAAGTCTGAGTTGTCGGATAATCATCAGGCTGAACCGTCAGCGCAATTAGAGCAAGTTCAAGCGTCTGATGCTGTTTCCTCAGACGTTGCAGGCAATGAGCTGACCGATGAGTTGGTAATGTACCAGCAGTATGCTGATAGCCAAGTGGTTGATGAGTCTAGCTTACCGGATTTAAGTGGGCTGCAATTTGAGCCAACATCTCAGCCTCAGGCTGCTGTACCTTGGCAACATCAAGCCGAGGTTGCGCCTTTTGATGATGATTTGTTGGATGCTGTTTTGGCTGCGCGCAGTTCGCTACTAGCCGGTATTAGCAGTAATGAACCTGCTGAAGAGGAGCTGGTATTTAAGGCACCTGCCAGTAGGATTCAAGAGCAGAACACATCGGTTACACAAAAGGATGTTTGTGATGCTGAAGCATCAACTGCAACTGAGTCAGAAACTGTCGTGCCAGGTGTGCCTTTATCTACCGAAGATGTTGAGGTTAGTTCGGTTGATTTAGTCAATACTGCCGAAAATACATTAGACAAAATTGTGTCTGAAGAAGCTGCGTCACAACAAACGTCTATACCAGTTGATAATAATCAGTCAGCTAATCAGAGTGACATTGCCTCGTCAGCGTCAATGGATTTTTCTGATGGGGACGATGATGGTTACTTGGATTATTTGGCCGCCACATCAGCACCATCGTCGATGGATATGTCGGCAGATGATTATGCCGCTTATACCGCGCAGAGTGACTTAACCAGTAGCAATGATGCCATAAGTGAACAGCGTGCTGCCGCATCAGAGCGTGATGGTTCTGATGCTGACCGACCACCGTGGGAAGCGCCTTCTCAGGCAGTCATGGTTGAAAAGGCATCAAAATCTGCCAATGTTAGCTCAGTCTTGAAGCAGCAAAGCAAGCCGATAGACAGCGTAAAATCTGCACCAGTTGCTAATCTTGAACTTGGCAGTAATGCCCCCGGTGAACCCCGAGCTTTGCAACAAAGCGATAAAGTGGAAGTCAATGCAGAGGCCTTCCCAACGTTGGCATCATCAGTGGCTATCACGGGACACAGCTTAGATTTGCACTGGTATAAGCTGATGGCAGCCTTGAAAATTGGCGGGCGGGTGCGGCAATTAGCCGTGAATTCTGTCTGTCAGCAGTGGGGCGATGAAATAGTTTTATTGTTAAAACCAGATCAGAAACACTTAGCCGCGGCGGCTGCAGTTGCGCAGTTGCAGGATGCTTTAGTCGAAGCATTAGGACATGCTATTCGTGTTGAGATGGCTGTGGGTATGGACTCACAGCGAGAAACACCCCGGGAAGTGCGTACTCGCTTCCATCATGAATTACTGCAGCAAGCTAAGGCTCAGCTGTATAACGATGACAATATCCGGTGGCTGCACCAAGTGATGGGTGCCCAGTTAGATGACGATACCATTGCCTATCCGCCGGAGCTGCTAAGTCAACGTAGTCAACAAATTCCGGCGTTGCCAGCCGTGGATGAGATGAAAACGGAATCGGGCTCGGAAGGGTAA
- a CDS encoding YbaB/EbfC family nucleoid-associated protein: MFGKGGMGNLMKQAQMMQEKMARMQEEIARMEMTGEAGAGLVKVTMTGTHNVRKVEIDPSLLEDDKEMLEDLIAAACNDAARRIEENQKTKMAEVTGGMQLPPGMKMPF; this comes from the coding sequence ATGTTTGGAAAAGGCGGAATGGGTAACCTGATGAAGCAGGCCCAGATGATGCAAGAAAAAATGGCCCGGATGCAGGAAGAAATTGCCCGCATGGAAATGACCGGTGAAGCCGGTGCTGGTCTGGTGAAAGTGACCATGACAGGTACACATAATGTACGTAAAGTGGAAATCGATCCTAGCCTGCTAGAAGACGATAAAGAGATGCTTGAAGATTTGATCGCCGCAGCCTGTAATGATGCTGCGCGTCGTATTGAAGAAAACCAGAAAACTAAAATGGCTGAAGTAACCGGCGGCATGCAATTGCCACCTGGTATGAAAATGCCATTCTAA
- the recR gene encoding recombination mediator RecR gives MKFSPLVDELIQSLRVLPGVGPKSAQRMAFQLLERGRPAGKALADVMARAMSEVGHCQRCRTFTEQSLCPICASAKRGHSDVICVVETPADVLAIEAGGHFFGRYFVLLGHLSPLDGVGPDELGLALLEEQLAGGDVSELILATNPTVEGDATAHYIADIARRYQVNISRIAHGVPVGGELEYVDSTTLALAFNGRQSL, from the coding sequence ATGAAGTTTTCTCCGCTGGTTGATGAGCTGATCCAATCATTGCGAGTCTTGCCTGGCGTCGGGCCTAAATCGGCTCAGCGCATGGCGTTTCAATTGTTGGAGCGTGGTCGTCCTGCTGGTAAAGCCTTGGCCGATGTAATGGCCCGAGCGATGAGCGAGGTTGGGCATTGTCAGCGTTGTCGTACCTTTACCGAGCAGAGTCTTTGTCCTATCTGTGCCAGTGCTAAACGGGGTCACTCTGATGTGATCTGTGTGGTGGAAACACCGGCAGATGTTTTGGCTATTGAGGCTGGAGGGCATTTCTTCGGCCGATATTTTGTGTTGCTTGGTCATCTGTCACCGCTCGATGGTGTTGGGCCTGATGAGTTAGGGCTGGCGCTATTGGAAGAGCAATTAGCTGGCGGGGATGTCAGTGAATTGATTCTGGCAACGAATCCGACTGTGGAAGGTGATGCGACTGCTCACTATATTGCTGATATTGCGCGGCGGTACCAAGTTAACATTAGCCGTATTGCCCATGGGGTGCCTGTGGGTGGTGAGCTGGAATATGTAGACAGCACCACGCTGGCGCTGGCGTTTAATGGTCGACAGTCCCTTTGA
- the htpG gene encoding molecular chaperone HtpG — protein sequence MSHQETHGFQTEVKQLLHLMIHSLYSNKEIFLRELVSNAADAADKLRYMALTNDALYEGDGELRVRITTDKEKGTITISDNGIGMTREGVIEHLGTIAKSGTAEFFKNLSGDASKDSQLIGQFGVGFYSAFIVADKVTVRTRAAGHAPDEGVKWESEGEGNFTVEDITKTSRGTEITLHLRDDEKEFADDWRLRSIITKYSDHISIPVEMWEEGAEEQDGPDGEKIPATEGHWQVMNKATALWMRAKSEVSDEEYQEFYKHISHDFADPLIWSHNKVEGKQEYTSLLYIPAKAPWDMWNRDRKHGLKLFVQRVFIMDDAEQFMPSYLRFVQGLIDSNDLPLNVSREILQDNKVTRNLRSALTKRVLGMLEKLAKDDAEKYQQFWTEFGLVLKEGPAEDFANKERVAGLLRFASTHNDSAVENVSLDDYISRMKEGQKHIYYLVADSYAAAVNSPYLELLRKKGVEVLLMSERIDEWLVNHLTEYQGKQLHSVNQGDLDLGELEDAAEKEEQEKLAKDSASLVERFQAALGDKVKEVKVTTRLTDTPACVVTQEGEMSAQMIKLMQAAGQVVPESKPVFEVNPHHPLVQRLNDEQDEQAFADWANLILQQALLSEKGSLTDPSSFIKLMNQMLVAGLK from the coding sequence ATGTCACATCAGGAAACTCATGGTTTTCAAACCGAAGTTAAGCAACTGCTGCATTTGATGATCCACTCTTTGTATTCCAACAAAGAAATCTTCCTGCGCGAGCTGGTCTCTAACGCGGCAGATGCGGCCGATAAACTGCGTTATATGGCGCTGACCAATGATGCCCTGTATGAAGGTGATGGCGAGCTGCGGGTTCGTATCACCACAGATAAAGAAAAAGGCACCATCACCATCAGTGATAACGGCATTGGTATGACCCGTGAAGGGGTGATTGAGCACTTGGGGACCATTGCTAAATCCGGTACCGCTGAATTTTTCAAAAATTTATCCGGCGACGCATCAAAAGACTCTCAGTTGATCGGTCAGTTTGGGGTTGGCTTTTATTCTGCATTTATTGTCGCGGATAAGGTGACTGTTCGTACCCGTGCTGCCGGCCATGCGCCTGATGAAGGGGTTAAATGGGAATCTGAAGGTGAAGGTAACTTCACGGTGGAAGATATCACCAAAACCAGCCGTGGTACTGAAATTACCCTGCATCTGCGGGATGATGAAAAAGAATTTGCCGATGATTGGCGTCTGCGCTCCATTATCACTAAATACTCAGACCATATCTCGATTCCGGTTGAAATGTGGGAAGAAGGCGCTGAAGAGCAGGATGGCCCAGATGGCGAGAAAATCCCTGCCACTGAAGGTCACTGGCAGGTGATGAACAAGGCGACAGCCCTGTGGATGCGGGCTAAATCAGAGGTCAGTGATGAAGAATACCAAGAATTCTACAAGCATATTTCCCATGATTTTGCTGATCCGCTGATCTGGAGCCATAACAAGGTAGAAGGTAAGCAGGAATATACCAGCTTGCTGTATATCCCAGCCAAAGCGCCATGGGATATGTGGAACCGTGACCGTAAACATGGTCTGAAGCTCTTTGTGCAGCGCGTGTTTATCATGGATGACGCAGAGCAGTTTATGCCTTCTTATCTGCGATTTGTCCAAGGACTTATCGATTCCAATGATCTGCCACTGAACGTGTCCCGTGAAATTTTGCAGGACAACAAGGTTACCCGTAATCTGCGTAGCGCACTGACCAAGCGGGTACTGGGTATGTTGGAAAAATTGGCTAAAGATGATGCGGAAAAATATCAGCAGTTCTGGACTGAATTCGGTTTGGTGCTGAAAGAAGGCCCTGCGGAGGATTTTGCCAATAAAGAACGGGTTGCCGGTTTGCTGCGCTTTGCCTCCACCCATAATGATTCTGCGGTGGAAAATGTTTCTCTGGATGATTACATCAGCCGGATGAAAGAAGGCCAGAAACATATCTATTATCTGGTTGCCGACAGCTATGCTGCTGCGGTTAACAGTCCATACCTTGAATTACTGCGCAAGAAAGGTGTGGAAGTGCTGCTGATGAGCGAGCGGATTGATGAATGGCTGGTTAATCACCTGACTGAATACCAAGGTAAACAGCTGCACAGTGTTAACCAGGGCGATCTGGATCTGGGTGAGTTGGAAGATGCTGCTGAGAAAGAAGAGCAGGAAAAACTGGCTAAAGATTCAGCATCACTGGTTGAGCGTTTCCAAGCTGCATTAGGCGATAAGGTAAAAGAAGTCAAAGTGACAACGCGTTTGACTGATACTCCAGCTTGTGTGGTGACGCAGGAAGGTGAAATGTCCGCTCAGATGATCAAACTGATGCAGGCAGCCGGTCAGGTAGTACCTGAGTCTAAACCGGTATTTGAGGTTAATCCACATCATCCGCTGGTGCAGCGATTGAATGATGAGCAGGATGAGCAAGCCTTTGCCGATTGGGCTAATTTGATCCTGCAGCAGGCGTTGTTGTCGGAAAAAGGCAGTCTGACCGATCCATCCAGCTTCATTAAATTGATGAACCAAATGTTGGTTGCTGGACTGAAATAA
- a CDS encoding tetratricopeptide repeat protein has translation MENILDLTKQNIQDVVNASMEQVVVLAFWAQQQADSLDTVRQLEQLNQGRFILARVNCETEMEIASYFRIQALPTILVLSKGQPVDGLAGPQEAAALSAMLEKHLPPAWQLKLDAAREILAAEPDQAALAEAISLLLQAQAEHHSDDIALALADAYLQSHDLPAAKAMLATVGLAGQDSFYQNLMAKLHLAEEAADTPEIRDLQEKFAANPDDIAVRIALAKALNQAHRDEEALELLFELLRRDLSAGNGDVKQAFLELLTAMGQGSVLANQFRRRLYSLLY, from the coding sequence ATGGAAAATATTCTGGATTTAACCAAGCAAAATATTCAGGACGTGGTCAATGCCAGCATGGAGCAAGTCGTGGTACTGGCATTTTGGGCACAGCAGCAAGCTGACAGTCTGGATACGGTTCGTCAACTAGAACAGTTAAATCAGGGCCGTTTTATTCTGGCTCGAGTCAATTGTGAAACGGAGATGGAGATTGCCTCTTATTTCCGTATTCAGGCATTGCCAACGATTTTAGTGTTGAGCAAAGGTCAGCCAGTTGATGGGTTAGCCGGTCCTCAGGAAGCTGCTGCCTTATCCGCCATGCTGGAAAAGCATTTGCCTCCGGCTTGGCAGTTGAAATTGGATGCAGCCCGGGAAATTTTAGCCGCGGAGCCGGATCAGGCGGCACTGGCTGAAGCGATCAGTTTGTTGCTGCAGGCTCAGGCTGAGCACCACAGCGATGATATTGCGCTGGCATTGGCTGATGCCTATTTGCAAAGTCATGATTTGCCTGCGGCTAAAGCCATGCTGGCGACGGTTGGTTTGGCCGGACAAGATAGTTTTTATCAAAATCTGATGGCCAAATTGCATTTGGCTGAAGAAGCGGCGGATACGCCGGAGATCCGTGATCTACAGGAAAAATTTGCAGCAAATCCCGATGATATAGCGGTGCGCATTGCGTTGGCAAAAGCCCTCAATCAGGCCCATCGCGATGAAGAAGCCCTTGAGCTACTGTTTGAATTGCTACGTCGGGATTTGAGTGCTGGTAATGGTGATGTGAAACAAGCTTTTCTTGAATTGCTGACCGCCATGGGGCAAGGCAGTGTATTGGCTAATCAATTCCGCCGTCGGCTCTATTCTCTGTTGTATTGA
- the adk gene encoding adenylate kinase: MRIILLGAPGAGKGTQAQFIMEHFGIPQISTGDMLRAAVKAGTELGLEAKKVMDAGQLVSDDLIIGLVKERIAQDDCAKGFLLDGFPRTIPQADAMVANGIDIDHVIEIDVPDEEIVKRMSGRRVHPGSGRTYHVVFNPPKTEGVDDVTGEELVIRPDDEETTVRKRLDIYHEQTKPLVDYYGKMADKGTTRYSKFDGTQSVADVTAAVVEALK; encoded by the coding sequence ATGCGCATTATCCTATTGGGCGCCCCGGGTGCCGGTAAAGGTACTCAGGCTCAATTTATTATGGAGCACTTTGGTATTCCACAGATCTCAACCGGCGATATGCTGCGTGCCGCAGTAAAAGCGGGTACTGAGTTAGGTCTGGAAGCCAAAAAAGTGATGGACGCCGGTCAACTGGTTTCCGATGATCTGATCATCGGTCTGGTAAAAGAGCGTATTGCCCAGGACGATTGCGCCAAAGGTTTCCTGCTGGATGGTTTCCCACGCACCATTCCTCAGGCTGATGCTATGGTTGCTAACGGTATCGATATCGATCACGTGATTGAAATCGATGTACCGGATGAAGAGATCGTGAAGCGCATGAGCGGCCGCCGGGTTCACCCAGGTTCAGGTCGTACTTATCATGTGGTATTCAATCCACCAAAAACTGAAGGTGTGGATGATGTAACCGGTGAAGAGCTGGTGATCCGCCCTGATGATGAAGAAACCACTGTGCGTAAGCGTCTGGATATCTACCATGAGCAGACTAAGCCACTGGTTGATTACTATGGCAAGATGGCTGATAAGGGTACTACCCGTTACAGCAAGTTCGATGGTACACAATCTGTTGCCGATGTGACTGCTGCCGTGGTTGAAGCGCTGAAATAA
- a CDS encoding inosine/guanosine kinase translates to MKFPGQRKSKHYFPVKKRDPLLAQLTQLPEPFSTYISGIDQTLVDIEAKVEDELLARYGLPKGNSTLIDDKQAHALYQELQQRELISDEFAGGTIGNTVHNYSILADDRSVLFGVMSKNIEVGSYSYRYLCHTSSKVDLNFLQPVDGPIGRCFTLISDCGERTFAISKGFMDKLTPEYIDRDVVQGGSALVLTAYLMRASDGDGITDAAMTAINYAKEAEVPVVLTLGTRFLIAEDPIWWQDFIREHVTILAMNEDEAEALTGHKDPLLACQAALEWCDMILLTAGPVGLYTAGYTDESEKRTTVHPLLPGAIPEFNRYEFSRPKLKIDCEQPIKVYAHISPYMGGPERIRNTNGAGDGALSALLHDLSANTFHKANVPGSSKHKRDGLCYSSFSQICKYANRVAYAVLAQHSPRLSRGLPEREDSLEESYWER, encoded by the coding sequence ATGAAGTTTCCCGGTCAGCGCAAATCAAAGCATTATTTCCCCGTTAAAAAACGTGATCCCCTGTTGGCTCAGCTGACCCAGCTGCCAGAGCCTTTTTCTACTTATATCAGTGGTATTGATCAAACTCTGGTTGATATTGAAGCCAAAGTTGAAGATGAGTTGCTGGCGCGTTACGGCCTGCCCAAAGGTAACTCGACATTGATCGATGATAAACAGGCCCATGCCCTGTATCAGGAATTGCAGCAACGAGAGCTTATCAGTGATGAGTTTGCCGGTGGTACCATTGGTAACACAGTGCACAACTATTCCATTCTGGCTGATGACAGATCGGTATTGTTTGGCGTGATGTCCAAAAATATTGAAGTTGGTAGCTATTCATACCGTTATCTGTGTCACACCTCATCCAAGGTGGATTTGAACTTCCTGCAGCCAGTCGATGGCCCGATTGGTCGTTGTTTTACCTTGATTTCTGACTGTGGTGAACGCACCTTTGCCATCAGTAAAGGCTTTATGGATAAGCTGACTCCGGAATACATTGATCGGGATGTGGTCCAAGGTGGCTCAGCGTTGGTGTTGACCGCTTATCTGATGCGCGCCAGCGATGGCGATGGTATTACTGATGCGGCCATGACGGCTATCAATTATGCCAAAGAAGCAGAAGTGCCTGTGGTACTGACCTTGGGAACTCGCTTCCTGATCGCGGAAGATCCTATCTGGTGGCAAGACTTTATTCGTGAGCATGTGACGATTCTGGCCATGAACGAAGATGAAGCCGAAGCCTTGACTGGTCATAAAGATCCATTGTTAGCTTGTCAGGCTGCGTTGGAGTGGTGCGATATGATCCTGTTAACGGCAGGTCCTGTTGGGCTATACACTGCAGGTTATACTGATGAGAGCGAAAAACGCACTACAGTTCATCCGTTGCTGCCTGGTGCTATTCCAGAATTTAATCGTTACGAATTCTCCCGTCCGAAGCTGAAGATTGACTGTGAGCAGCCCATTAAGGTGTATGCCCATATTTCTCCTTATATGGGGGGCCCAGAGCGGATCCGTAATACCAATGGTGCTGGTGATGGTGCGCTGTCTGCGCTGCTGCATGATTTGTCGGCCAATACTTTCCATAAGGCCAATGTGCCAGGGTCAAGTAAACATAAGCGTGATGGCCTGTGTTACTCCTCATTTTCACAGATTTGTAAATATGCTAACCGGGTTGCTTATGCGGTGCTAGCTCAGCACAGTCCGCGTTTGTCCCGTGGGCTGCCTGAGCGTGAAGACAGCTTGGAAGAGAGCTACTGGGAAAGATAA
- a CDS encoding dicarboxylate/amino acid:cation symporter, whose amino-acid sequence MKTSEQSKFGLTSKILAGMAGGIILGLLLRNLFPASEFIQEYITEGVLHVIGTIFIASLKMLVVPLVFVSLVCGTCSLSEPTKLGRLGGKTLAFYLFTTAIALTVAILAAVIVHPGNATLVAENMSFSAKEAPSLASVLINIVPTNPLQAMTEGNMLQIIIFAVIFGFAIAHIGDRGKRVAALFEDLNEVIMRVVTLVMQLAPYGVFALMAKLALTLGLETFGSVVKYFFLVLAVLLLHAFIVYPTLLKLFSGLSPFTFIRKMRDVQLFAFSTASSNATLPVTIETAEHRLGADNKIASFTLPLGATINMDGTAIMQGVATVFIAQVFGIELSITDFITVVITATLASIGTAGVPGVGLIMLAMVLNQVGLPVEGIALIIGVDRLLDMVRTAVNVTGDTVATLVIAKSEGEFNENVFTDPKAGKTSGSFDKEVHRGQ is encoded by the coding sequence ATGAAGACGTCTGAACAAAGCAAGTTTGGCCTGACCAGCAAAATTCTGGCCGGAATGGCTGGCGGAATTATTCTTGGCTTACTGCTACGAAATCTCTTTCCCGCCAGTGAATTTATCCAGGAATACATCACTGAAGGGGTATTACATGTTATTGGCACCATTTTTATTGCCAGCTTAAAAATGCTGGTCGTGCCATTAGTCTTTGTCTCTTTAGTTTGCGGTACCTGCTCCTTAAGCGAGCCGACAAAACTGGGGCGGCTGGGCGGAAAAACCCTGGCATTTTATCTATTTACTACAGCCATCGCCTTGACGGTCGCGATTTTAGCTGCCGTGATTGTCCATCCTGGTAATGCCACCTTAGTGGCGGAAAATATGAGCTTCAGTGCCAAAGAGGCACCGAGTCTTGCCAGTGTGCTAATCAATATTGTGCCAACCAACCCACTGCAGGCGATGACGGAAGGCAATATGCTGCAAATCATTATTTTCGCAGTTATCTTCGGTTTTGCCATCGCTCACATTGGCGATCGCGGTAAGCGGGTTGCTGCCCTGTTTGAAGATCTCAACGAAGTCATTATGCGAGTCGTCACCCTAGTGATGCAGCTAGCTCCTTACGGGGTCTTTGCCCTAATGGCCAAGCTTGCTTTGACGCTAGGGCTAGAAACCTTCGGCAGCGTCGTAAAATACTTCTTCTTGGTGCTCGCCGTACTGTTACTGCATGCCTTTATTGTGTATCCCACCCTGTTAAAGCTATTTTCCGGCCTTAGCCCTTTCACCTTTATTCGCAAAATGCGTGATGTGCAGCTATTTGCCTTTAGTACTGCCAGCTCCAATGCAACCTTACCTGTCACCATTGAAACCGCTGAGCATAGACTGGGAGCGGATAATAAGATTGCCTCCTTTACGCTGCCATTGGGAGCCACCATCAATATGGACGGTACGGCTATTATGCAGGGGGTTGCGACGGTATTTATCGCCCAAGTCTTTGGTATCGAGCTGTCAATTACTGATTTTATTACCGTGGTCATCACCGCCACCTTAGCCTCTATCGGGACAGCTGGTGTCCCTGGGGTTGGTCTGATTATGCTGGCAATGGTGCTAAATCAAGTCGGTCTGCCGGTAGAAGGCATTGCACTGATCATTGGCGTCGACAGATTACTGGATATGGTGCGCACGGCTGTCAATGTCACAGGTGACACAGTTGCAACCCTGGTGATTGCCAAGTCGGAAGGAGAGTTTAACGAAAATGTCTTTACTGATCCTAAAGCGGGGAAAACCAGCGGCAGCTTTGATAAAGAGGTGCACAGAGGGCAATAG